A window from Malania oleifera isolate guangnan ecotype guangnan chromosome 7, ASM2987363v1, whole genome shotgun sequence encodes these proteins:
- the LOC131160333 gene encoding uncharacterized protein LOC131160333: MGRLGAYATLEALTTKTPTEDLTPPASHDLNPIPSPKNSFLSRSLSLSLSLSSIRELHGGENLGDGGVVPETKAQHEGKHKDEGARFSGVRLDILHGWKWLGVIVWLMWGLILIVKYMHLAPMKMITSTKMTLEDEIH; encoded by the exons ATGGGTCGTCTTGGAGCTTATGCAACCCTAGAAGCACTAACAACAAAAACCCCAACAGAGGACCTAACCCCTCCAGCCTCACATGACCTCAACCCTATTCCTTCCCCAAAAAACAGCTTCCTCTCTcggtctctctccctctctctctctctctcatcaattagAGAGCTGCACGGAGGTGAGAACTTGGGGGACGGTGGTGTTGTTCCAGAGACGAAGGCCCAACATGAGGGAAAACACAAAGACGAAGGAGCTAGGTTTTCCGGAGTTCG GCTTGATATTCTACATGGATGGAAATGGCTGGGGGTGATCGTTTGGTTGATGTGGGGCTTGATATTAATAGTGAAATATATGCATTTAGCACCTATGAAGATGATAACTTCAACCAAAATGACACTTGAAGATGAAATACATTAG